Proteins encoded within one genomic window of Mesobacillus subterraneus:
- a CDS encoding pyridoxal phosphate-dependent aminotransferase: MEFSQSNLLKSLPKQFFASLVQKVGIYTEKGADVINLGQGNPDQPTPQHIVEKLKQAGENPANHKYSPFRGLSSLKEAAAGFYKREYGVNLDPEEEIAILFGGKAGLVEIPQCLLNPGDTILVPDPGYPDYISGVELAKAKMVTMPLKEENEFLPDYALLSADDLEQAKLMFLNYPNNPTGAVAHQEFFDQTIELARKNEICVVHDFAYGAIGFEGKRPQSFLQSEGAREVGIEIYTLSKTYNMAGWRVGFAAGNKSVIAAINLLQDHMYVSLFGAVQEAAAEALLGPQECVADLNDLYESRRNVLIDGLKNIGWHVTAPKGSFFAWLKVPEQFTSVEFADFLLEKAHIAVAPGVGFGEHGEGFVRVGLLSSEARLQEAVSRIESLGIFKK; this comes from the coding sequence ATGGAATTTTCACAATCAAATTTATTGAAAAGCCTGCCCAAGCAGTTTTTTGCTTCACTCGTGCAAAAAGTGGGCATATATACTGAAAAAGGGGCAGACGTTATAAATCTTGGACAGGGAAACCCTGACCAGCCGACACCACAGCACATCGTTGAAAAGTTGAAGCAAGCTGGAGAAAACCCAGCTAATCATAAGTATTCGCCGTTTAGGGGATTGAGCTCATTAAAAGAAGCTGCAGCAGGTTTTTATAAAAGGGAGTATGGAGTCAATCTTGACCCAGAAGAAGAAATTGCCATCCTATTTGGTGGCAAGGCTGGCCTCGTTGAAATTCCTCAATGTTTGTTGAATCCGGGGGACACAATCCTTGTTCCTGACCCCGGCTATCCTGACTACATATCTGGAGTTGAACTTGCAAAGGCAAAGATGGTGACAATGCCATTAAAAGAGGAGAATGAGTTTCTGCCTGATTATGCCTTATTAAGTGCAGACGATTTGGAACAAGCAAAACTGATGTTTCTCAACTACCCAAATAATCCTACTGGCGCAGTGGCGCATCAGGAATTTTTTGATCAGACAATCGAGCTGGCCCGAAAAAATGAAATTTGTGTTGTCCATGATTTCGCGTATGGAGCGATTGGCTTTGAAGGAAAAAGACCACAAAGCTTTTTACAGTCAGAGGGTGCCAGAGAGGTTGGAATTGAAATTTATACGCTTTCAAAAACGTATAATATGGCTGGTTGGCGTGTTGGCTTTGCAGCGGGGAACAAGAGCGTGATTGCTGCAATTAACTTGCTTCAGGACCATATGTATGTCAGCTTGTTTGGTGCTGTTCAGGAAGCTGCAGCAGAAGCATTACTAGGGCCGCAAGAATGTGTGGCTGATTTGAATGATTTATACGAATCAAGAAGAAATGTCCTTATTGACGGATTGAAAAATATTGGCTGGCACGTCACTGCTCCAAAAGGTTCGTTTTTTGCCTGGCTTAAGGTTCCGGAACAATTCACTTCGGTTGAATTTGCAGATTTTTTACTTGAAAAAGCACATATAGCAGTTGCTCCAGGTGTTGGGTTTGGTGAACATGGAGAGGGCTTTGTGAGGGTTGGCTTACTGAGTTCTGAGGCAAGATTGCAAGAAGCTGTCAGCAGAATAGAAAGCTTGGGAATTTTCAAAAAATAG
- a CDS encoding carbon-nitrogen family hydrolase, with amino-acid sequence MKYKIACLQMDIVFGNPEQNYKKASELIDKANAQKPDIIVLPELWTTGYDLDQLKDTAEEEAKEAKVFFKDAAEKYSSHFIGGSVANKTEKGIENTLLVFDKNGEQAGLYSKLHLFKLMDEHLYLAAGKEKGLFSLDGQKFAGLICYDIRFPEWVRAHALQGVEALFVVAEWPIQRLEHWRALLIARAIENQCFVIACNRTGSDPNNKFAGHSMVIGPWGDVIAEGGEEEEILIAEIDLGEVKEARSKIPIFTDRRPELY; translated from the coding sequence ATGAAATATAAAATAGCATGCTTGCAAATGGACATTGTCTTTGGGAATCCTGAGCAAAATTATAAAAAAGCCTCCGAACTGATTGACAAGGCAAATGCTCAAAAACCTGATATCATTGTCCTTCCGGAGCTATGGACTACCGGATATGATCTCGATCAATTAAAAGACACTGCAGAAGAAGAAGCAAAAGAAGCTAAAGTGTTTTTCAAGGATGCAGCTGAGAAATATTCTTCCCACTTTATTGGCGGTTCTGTTGCTAATAAAACCGAAAAAGGCATTGAAAATACACTGCTTGTATTCGACAAAAACGGTGAACAGGCAGGATTGTACAGCAAGCTCCATTTGTTCAAGCTCATGGATGAGCATCTATACCTGGCTGCTGGCAAGGAAAAAGGATTGTTTTCTTTAGATGGCCAAAAATTTGCCGGGCTGATTTGCTATGATATCAGGTTCCCAGAATGGGTCCGTGCCCATGCACTCCAGGGAGTCGAAGCGTTGTTCGTAGTTGCTGAGTGGCCAATCCAGCGCTTAGAACACTGGCGAGCTTTGCTCATCGCCCGTGCAATTGAGAATCAATGCTTTGTGATAGCCTGCAACCGGACCGGCTCAGACCCCAATAATAAATTCGCTGGCCATTCTATGGTCATTGGCCCATGGGGGGACGTGATTGCAGAGGGTGGGGAAGAAGAAGAAATCCTCATAGCAGAAATCGATCTTGGCGAGGTTAAGGAAGCTAGAAGCAAAATTCCTATCTTTACAGATCGAAGGCCTGAATTGTATTGA